One Streptomyces sp. NBC_00554 DNA segment encodes these proteins:
- a CDS encoding protein kinase: protein MSEAERAGASRQDKSERLLAGRYRLGDVLGRGGMGTVWRAKDETLGRTVAVKELRFPSSIDEDEKRRLITRTLREAKAIARIRNNGAVTVFDVVDEDNRPWIVMELVEGKSLAEVIREDGLLTPVRAAEVGLAILDVLRSAHREGILHRDVKPSNVLISEDGRVVLTDFGIAQVEGDPSITSTGMLVGAPSYISPERARGHKPGPAADLWSLGGLLYASVEGVPPYDKGSAIATLTAVMTEPVEQPKNAGPLENVIYGLLAKDPEQRLDVEGASAMLTEVLRAPEPRPTAPEPPDATKVVALPPVPDEGSGKGGSGSGGSGGSGAKRGEEAGERLRGAMRSVRKAASAAGAATAAAGAAATARAKSGGSGATAGTGTGTGTEAATHVSAPVSGPVSGPGSEKDGAVAATAVSASVSADAPADSASAGKASGWPVAPERPPRPVPRAPLTDVVPRRTLIIIAVVVALAVLGTVLALTLNGGDDSSNSKSGDTKSASSGATAGSGSEESSGAHTDSGDGADDSATGAAGEAGSGSTPSTSASAGTSSGSDSDDEGSDPADGTPYTSSQGFSIVLPEGWKYVSTDSAGARLTGPNGQKLLIGWTTTPKDDPVADWKNQEQYMTRSNYKRVRIEKVDYRGWNTADWEFTYEDGGTKYRSIDRGFVVNSSQGYALMYTAKAADWDSDLREDTWKQFTETFQPKS, encoded by the coding sequence ATGTCGGAGGCGGAGCGGGCGGGAGCATCCCGTCAGGACAAGAGCGAACGTCTCCTCGCCGGGCGCTACCGGCTGGGGGATGTTCTCGGCCGCGGCGGCATGGGCACCGTGTGGCGGGCCAAGGACGAGACCCTGGGCCGCACGGTCGCCGTCAAGGAGCTGCGGTTCCCGTCGAGCATCGACGAGGACGAGAAGCGGCGGCTGATCACGCGCACGCTGCGTGAGGCCAAGGCGATCGCGCGGATCCGTAACAACGGCGCGGTGACGGTCTTCGACGTGGTCGACGAGGACAACCGGCCGTGGATCGTGATGGAGCTCGTCGAGGGCAAGTCGCTCGCCGAGGTCATCCGCGAGGACGGCCTGCTCACGCCGGTGCGGGCCGCCGAGGTCGGGCTGGCGATTCTCGATGTGCTGCGTTCGGCGCACCGGGAGGGCATCCTGCACCGGGACGTGAAGCCGTCGAACGTGCTGATCTCCGAGGACGGCCGGGTCGTGCTGACCGACTTCGGGATCGCGCAGGTCGAGGGCGACCCGTCCATCACCTCGACGGGCATGCTCGTCGGCGCGCCCTCGTACATCTCGCCGGAGCGGGCGCGCGGTCACAAGCCCGGGCCCGCCGCCGACCTGTGGTCGCTGGGCGGTCTGCTGTACGCGTCGGTGGAGGGCGTGCCGCCGTACGACAAGGGTTCCGCGATCGCGACGCTCACCGCGGTGATGACCGAGCCGGTGGAGCAGCCGAAGAACGCGGGTCCGCTGGAGAACGTGATCTACGGGTTGCTCGCCAAGGACCCCGAGCAGCGGCTCGACGTCGAGGGTGCGAGCGCGATGCTCACCGAGGTGCTGCGCGCGCCCGAGCCCAGGCCGACCGCGCCGGAGCCGCCGGACGCGACGAAGGTCGTGGCGTTGCCGCCGGTGCCGGACGAGGGGTCCGGCAAGGGTGGTTCGGGTTCCGGTGGCTCGGGCGGTTCCGGGGCCAAGCGGGGTGAGGAGGCCGGGGAGCGGTTGCGCGGGGCGATGCGTTCCGTGCGGAAGGCTGCCTCGGCGGCCGGGGCGGCCACGGCTGCGGCCGGTGCGGCTGCGACGGCGCGGGCCAAGTCCGGGGGTTCGGGGGCAACTGCCGGGACTGGTACGGGCACGGGTACGGAGGCGGCCACGCATGTGTCCGCACCTGTTTCCGGACCTGTTTCCGGACCTGGGTCGGAGAAGGACGGTGCTGTTGCCGCGACTGCCGTCTCTGCTTCCGTCTCGGCTGATGCGCCTGCTGACTCCGCGTCCGCCGGCAAGGCTTCCGGGTGGCCGGTGGCTCCGGAGCGGCCGCCGCGGCCGGTGCCTCGGGCGCCGTTGACGGATGTGGTGCCGCGGCGGACGTTGATCATCATCGCGGTGGTCGTGGCGCTGGCGGTGCTCGGCACCGTGCTGGCGCTGACCCTCAACGGGGGTGACGACAGCTCGAACTCCAAGAGCGGTGACACCAAGTCCGCGTCCAGCGGGGCGACCGCCGGAAGCGGCAGCGAGGAGAGCAGCGGCGCCCACACGGACAGCGGTGACGGGGCGGACGACTCGGCCACGGGTGCGGCCGGGGAGGCGGGCTCGGGCAGTACGCCGAGCACCAGCGCCAGTGCCGGTACGTCGAGCGGGTCGGACAGCGACGACGAGGGCTCGGACCCGGCGGACGGAACGCCGTACACCAGCAGTCAAGGGTTCTCGATCGTGCTGCCGGAGGGGTGGAAGTACGTGTCCACGGACTCGGCGGGCGCCCGGCTCACCGGTCCCAACGGGCAGAAGCTCCTGATCGGGTGGACGACCACGCCCAAGGACGACCCGGTCGCGGACTGGAAGAACCAAGAGCAGTACATGACGCGGTCGAACTACAAGCGGGTGCGAATAGAGAAGGTGGACTACCGCGGCTGGAACACGGCCGACTGGGAGTTCACCTACGAGGACGGCGGCACGAAGTACCGGTCGATCGACCGCGGCTTCGTCGTCAACTCGAGCCAGGGGTACGCGTTGATGTACACGGCGAAGGCGGCCGACTGGGACAGCGATCTGCGTGAGGACACGTGGAAGCAGTTCACCGAGACGTTCCAGCCGAAGTCGTGA
- a CDS encoding glycerol-3-phosphate dehydrogenase/oxidase has protein sequence MRTATLGPAERAESLAGMAERELDVLVVGAGVVGAGTALDAVTRGLSTGLVEARDWASGTSSRSSKLIHGGLRYLEMLDFALVREALKERGLLLERLAPHLVKPVPFLYPLQHKGWERLYAGSGVALYDAMSISSGHGRGLPTHRHLSRTRALRVAPALKKDALVGALQYYDAQMDDARYVATLVRTAAAYGAKVANRARVTGFLREGERVVGAKVQDVEGGGEYEVRAKQVVNATGVWTDDTQAMVGERGQFHVRASKGIHLVVPKDRINSTSGLILRTEKSVLFVIPWGRHWIIGTTDTDWDLDKAHPAASSADIDYLLEHVNSVLSVPLSRDDVQGVYAGLRPLLAGESDATSKLSREHTVAHPVPGLVVVAGGKYTTYRVMAKDAVDEAVHGLDQRVAECVTEDVPLLGAEGYRALWNARARIAARTGLHVVRVEHLLNRYGTLAEELLDLIAADSSLGEPLPAAEDYLRAEIVYAASHEGARHLDDVLTRRTRISIETFDRGTRSAREAAELMAPVLGWDKDQIEREVEHYEKRVEAERESQRQPDDLTADAARLGAPDIVPL, from the coding sequence GTGAGGACAGCGACACTGGGGCCGGCGGAGCGCGCCGAGTCACTGGCGGGAATGGCCGAGCGTGAGCTGGATGTGCTGGTCGTGGGCGCGGGCGTGGTCGGTGCGGGCACCGCCCTTGACGCCGTGACACGCGGCCTGTCCACAGGTCTGGTGGAAGCGCGCGACTGGGCGTCGGGCACGTCGAGCAGGTCCAGCAAGCTGATTCACGGCGGCCTGCGCTATCTGGAGATGCTCGATTTCGCACTGGTGCGCGAGGCGCTGAAGGAACGCGGGCTCCTCCTCGAACGGCTCGCGCCGCACCTCGTGAAGCCCGTGCCGTTCCTCTACCCGCTCCAGCACAAGGGCTGGGAGCGGCTGTACGCGGGCTCGGGCGTCGCGCTCTACGACGCCATGTCGATTTCGAGCGGCCATGGACGCGGACTGCCCACACACCGCCACCTGTCCCGCACCCGCGCCCTGCGCGTCGCCCCCGCCCTGAAGAAGGACGCCCTGGTCGGCGCCCTGCAGTACTACGACGCGCAGATGGACGACGCCCGCTATGTGGCGACCCTGGTGCGCACGGCGGCGGCGTACGGCGCGAAGGTCGCCAACCGCGCGCGGGTGACCGGCTTCCTGCGCGAGGGCGAACGCGTTGTCGGTGCCAAGGTGCAGGATGTCGAAGGGGGCGGGGAGTACGAGGTCCGCGCCAAGCAGGTGGTGAACGCCACGGGGGTGTGGACCGACGACACCCAGGCGATGGTGGGGGAGCGGGGGCAGTTCCACGTACGTGCGTCCAAGGGCATCCATCTGGTCGTACCGAAGGACCGGATCAACTCCACTTCAGGGCTGATCCTGCGTACCGAGAAGTCCGTGCTCTTCGTGATCCCGTGGGGGCGGCACTGGATCATCGGCACCACCGACACCGACTGGGACCTCGACAAGGCCCATCCGGCGGCGTCCAGCGCGGACATCGACTATCTGCTGGAGCACGTGAACTCCGTACTCTCGGTGCCTCTCTCCCGCGACGACGTACAGGGTGTGTACGCGGGGCTGCGGCCACTGCTCGCCGGTGAGTCGGACGCCACCAGCAAGCTGTCGCGCGAGCACACCGTGGCGCATCCGGTGCCGGGGCTCGTGGTCGTGGCGGGCGGCAAGTACACGACGTACCGGGTGATGGCCAAGGACGCGGTGGACGAGGCGGTGCACGGTCTCGACCAGCGGGTCGCCGAGTGCGTCACCGAGGACGTTCCGCTGCTCGGCGCCGAAGGGTACCGGGCGCTGTGGAACGCGCGAGCGCGGATCGCGGCGCGCACCGGGCTCCATGTGGTGCGCGTGGAGCACCTGTTGAACCGGTACGGCACGCTCGCCGAGGAGTTGCTCGACCTCATCGCCGCCGATTCCTCACTCGGCGAGCCCTTGCCGGCCGCCGAGGACTATCTGCGGGCCGAGATCGTCTATGCCGCCTCGCACGAGGGTGCCCGGCACCTGGACGACGTGCTGACCCGGCGCACCCGCATCTCGATCGAGACCTTCGACCGGGGAACGCGCAGTGCGCGGGAGGCCGCGGAGCTCATGGCGCCGGTGCTCGGCTGGGACAAGGACCAGATCGAACGGGAAGTGGAGCACTACGAGAAGCGGGTCGAGGCCGAGCGGGAGTCGCAGCGGCAGCCGGACGACCTGACGGCGGACGCGGCGCGGCTGGGGGCGCCGGACATCGTTCCGCTGTAG
- a CDS encoding nucleotide sugar dehydrogenase — protein sequence MPADLAVIGLGHHGLPLAQAAVAAGIPTLGYKTGPEGGSLSPAELRRMLSGGFRPATDPAELGRVRTAVICAPTSRGADGALDLSQLEAAARTLAAQLRPHTTVILESPVRPGTTEEFLRPLLEEGSGLRAGRDFHLAYSPSRVDPGNRDFGPANTPKVIGGLTPACTESAAAFYGRLTDKVVRARGTREAETVQLLETNFRHVNIALVNEMAVLCHDLGVDLWDVIRCAETKPFGFQAFRPGPGVGGHGIAQDLTGHSGRTLRMVELAQQVNNHMPQYVIQRAATLLNEHGKSARAARVLLLGVTYKADLADQQGTPAHEIALRLMELGASVSYHDPLVPAWRVLGRPVPRADSLYEAAADADLTILLQQHRTYDLQGLSVKAQLLLDTRGATPTGAAHRL from the coding sequence ATGCCCGCAGACCTCGCCGTCATCGGACTCGGTCATCACGGCCTGCCCCTCGCCCAGGCCGCCGTCGCGGCCGGCATCCCCACACTCGGCTACAAAACCGGTCCGGAAGGCGGCTCCCTCAGCCCCGCCGAACTGCGCCGGATGCTCTCGGGGGGCTTCCGGCCCGCCACCGACCCGGCGGAACTCGGCCGCGTCCGCACCGCGGTCATCTGCGCCCCGACCTCGCGCGGCGCGGACGGCGCACTGGACCTGAGCCAGCTGGAGGCGGCCGCCCGCACCCTGGCCGCACAGCTGCGCCCGCACACCACCGTGATCCTCGAGTCACCCGTACGCCCCGGCACCACGGAGGAGTTCCTCCGCCCGCTCCTCGAAGAGGGCTCCGGACTGCGCGCGGGACGCGATTTCCACCTCGCCTACTCCCCCAGCCGGGTCGACCCCGGCAACCGCGACTTCGGCCCCGCCAACACCCCGAAGGTCATCGGCGGCCTGACACCGGCCTGCACCGAGTCGGCCGCCGCCTTCTACGGGCGCCTCACCGACAAGGTCGTACGCGCGCGTGGAACACGCGAAGCGGAAACCGTGCAGCTCCTGGAGACCAACTTCCGGCACGTCAACATCGCCCTCGTCAACGAGATGGCCGTGCTCTGCCACGACCTGGGCGTCGACCTGTGGGACGTCATCCGCTGCGCCGAGACCAAGCCGTTCGGCTTCCAGGCGTTCCGGCCGGGCCCCGGAGTCGGCGGCCACGGAATCGCCCAGGACCTGACAGGCCACTCCGGACGCACCCTCCGGATGGTCGAACTGGCCCAGCAGGTCAACAACCACATGCCCCAGTACGTCATCCAGCGCGCCGCCACGCTCCTCAACGAGCACGGCAAATCGGCCCGCGCCGCGCGCGTGCTCCTCCTGGGCGTCACCTACAAGGCGGACCTCGCCGACCAACAGGGCACCCCCGCCCACGAGATCGCCCTGCGCCTGATGGAACTCGGCGCGTCCGTCAGCTATCACGACCCACTCGTCCCGGCATGGCGCGTCCTCGGCCGCCCCGTCCCGCGCGCGGACTCCCTCTACGAGGCCGCGGCCGACGCCGACCTCACGATCCTGCTCCAGCAGCACCGCACGTACGACCTCCAAGGACTGTCCGTGAAGGCCCAACTCCTCCTGGACACAAGGGGAGCAACCCCCACCGGAGCAGCCCACCGGCTCTGA
- a CDS encoding GuaB3 family IMP dehydrogenase-related protein: MTEIEIGRGKRGRRAYAFDDIAVVPSRRTRDPKEVSIAWQIDAYRFELPFLAAPMDSVVSPATAIRIGELGGLGVLNLEGLWTRYDDPQPLLDEIAELDADTATRRLQEIYAAPIREELIGQRIKEVRDSGVVTAAALSPQRTAQFSKAVVDAGVDIFVIRGTTVSAEHVSGAAEPLNLKQFIYELDVPVIVGGCATYTAALHLMRTGAAGVLVGFGGGAAHTTRNVLGIQVPMATAVADVAAARRDYMDESGGRYVHVIADGGVGWSGDLPKAIACGADSVMMGSPLARATDAPGKGHHWGMEAVNEELPRGKKVDLGTVGTIEEILAGPSHIPDGSMNFFGALRRAMATTGYSELKEFQRVEVTVADSQHKR; this comes from the coding sequence GTGACTGAGATCGAGATCGGGCGCGGCAAGCGCGGCCGCCGGGCGTACGCCTTCGACGACATCGCCGTCGTCCCGAGCCGCCGTACCCGGGACCCGAAGGAGGTCTCGATCGCCTGGCAGATCGACGCCTACCGCTTCGAGCTGCCCTTCCTGGCCGCCCCCATGGACTCGGTCGTCTCCCCGGCCACCGCGATCCGCATCGGTGAGCTGGGCGGCCTGGGCGTGCTCAACCTCGAGGGCTTGTGGACGCGGTACGACGACCCGCAGCCGCTGCTCGACGAGATCGCGGAGCTTGACGCGGACACCGCGACCCGTCGCCTCCAGGAGATCTACGCGGCTCCCATCAGGGAGGAGCTGATCGGGCAGCGCATCAAGGAGGTGCGCGACTCGGGCGTCGTCACCGCCGCCGCCCTGTCCCCGCAGCGCACGGCGCAGTTCTCCAAGGCCGTCGTGGACGCGGGCGTGGACATCTTCGTCATCCGCGGTACGACGGTGTCGGCGGAGCACGTCTCCGGTGCCGCCGAGCCGCTCAACCTGAAGCAGTTCATCTACGAGCTGGACGTCCCGGTGATCGTAGGCGGCTGCGCCACGTACACCGCGGCCCTGCACCTGATGCGCACGGGCGCGGCCGGTGTCCTCGTCGGCTTCGGCGGCGGCGCCGCGCACACCACGCGCAATGTGCTGGGCATCCAGGTCCCGATGGCGACCGCGGTCGCCGACGTCGCGGCCGCGCGCCGTGACTACATGGACGAGTCCGGCGGCCGGTACGTGCACGTGATCGCCGACGGCGGTGTCGGCTGGTCCGGCGACCTCCCCAAGGCCATCGCCTGCGGCGCCGACTCCGTGATGATGGGCTCTCCGCTGGCCCGCGCCACCGACGCGCCCGGCAAGGGCCACCACTGGGGCATGGAGGCCGTCAACGAGGAGCTGCCGCGCGGCAAGAAGGTCGACCTCGGCACGGTGGGCACCATCGAGGAGATCCTCGCGGGCCCCTCGCACATCCCGGACGGCTCGATGAACTTCTTCGGGGCCCTGCGCCGCGCCATGGCCACCACCGGCTACAGCGAGCTGAAGGAGTTCCAGCGCGTCGAGGTGACGGTTGCGGACTCGCAGCACAAGCGGTAG
- a CDS encoding serine hydrolase domain-containing protein has protein sequence MPPRRTPRTLRAIPAALALLGLAPTCLLASTPTGAQTPRSEPSSGSRTLTSPAPAGSRSPVSPAADAALALLVTRGKAPAAALLAQDDSGSQFADAGDGIDRSDHFRAGSITKTFIATVVLQLAAEHRLSLSDSVDAHLPGLVSGAGNDGSRLTLRALLTHTSGLYDFTADTLGTVPVTPLQAVRIALTHPPADPGRYAYSNTNYVLLGMVVEQVTGHSYATEAERRIITPLRLTGTSFPGARTSLPSPHGRAYAADGSDVTELDPRVAGAAGELVTTLADLDRFYGALLAGELLPPGQLREMLNTRAAHGSYGMGLYPVKLPCGTTVWGHNGRISGSYVRSAATVDGRRVLTFRVNTDGIADPGLEPALLAAEFCPRTE, from the coding sequence ATGCCGCCGCGCCGGACACCTCGGACACTCCGGGCCATACCCGCGGCCCTGGCGCTCCTCGGCCTGGCCCCGACCTGCTTGCTCGCCTCGACCCCGACCGGCGCACAAACCCCCAGGTCCGAGCCCTCGTCCGGCTCCCGAACCCTCACGTCCCCAGCACCAGCCGGATCGCGATCGCCCGTCTCCCCGGCCGCGGACGCCGCCCTCGCGCTCCTCGTCACCCGCGGCAAGGCCCCGGCCGCGGCCCTGCTCGCCCAGGACGATTCCGGCTCACAATTCGCCGACGCCGGTGACGGAATCGACCGCTCCGACCACTTCCGCGCGGGCAGCATCACCAAGACGTTCATCGCGACCGTCGTCCTGCAACTGGCCGCCGAACACCGGCTGTCCCTGTCGGACTCCGTGGACGCCCACCTCCCGGGCCTGGTCAGCGGCGCGGGCAACGACGGCAGCCGCCTGACCCTGCGCGCCCTGCTCACCCACACCAGCGGCCTGTACGACTTCACCGCCGACACCCTGGGCACCGTCCCCGTCACCCCGCTTCAGGCCGTACGCATCGCGCTCACCCACCCCCCGGCCGACCCCGGCCGCTACGCCTACTCGAACACCAACTACGTCCTGCTCGGCATGGTCGTCGAACAGGTCACCGGCCACTCGTACGCCACCGAGGCCGAGCGCCGCATCATCACCCCTCTCCGTCTGACCGGCACCTCCTTCCCGGGTGCCCGCACCTCTCTCCCCTCACCGCACGGCCGCGCGTACGCCGCCGACGGCTCCGACGTCACCGAGCTCGACCCGCGCGTGGCCGGCGCGGCGGGCGAGCTGGTCACCACGCTCGCCGACCTGGACCGCTTCTACGGGGCCCTGCTCGCCGGCGAGCTGCTCCCGCCCGGCCAACTGCGGGAGATGCTCAACACCCGCGCCGCACACGGCTCGTACGGCATGGGCCTCTACCCGGTGAAGCTGCCGTGCGGCACCACGGTGTGGGGGCACAACGGCCGCATATCCGGCAGCTACGTGCGCAGCGCAGCCACCGTCGACGGTCGCCGTGTCCTCACCTTCCGGGTGAACACGGACGGGATCGCAGACCCTGGCCTCGAACCGGCCCTGCTCGCCGCCGAGTTCTGCCCCCGCACCGAGTAG